Below is a genomic region from Streptococcus salivarius.
CGCTGGTGGTAGGCCCACAAGCGTGTAAAATAGTTTTTCATTAGCCAATAACTGCAAAGAGTTTTTGAGCGTTTGATTGGCGAGTAGCATCCATGATGAGGAATAAGTCAACAATTGACCAGATACCACATCCACCACACGTCAAAAGTTTACCAACACCGAGACCAATTTGTCCTAACAAAAAGCGGTCAATTCCAAGAGTCCCACCTAGAAGTGAAATAATCAACAACATTGTTGGATCTTGGAAGCTGATTGAGTAAAGCATTGAAAGTTGTTGCTCAGGAAGTGCTTCAAGACGTTGACGGATGTACTGAACTTGTTCTGTTGGGAAATACTTGGCGTTAATGGTTATCCATTGATCGACTGGATTCATAAATTAAATACCCCTCAAATTTTAAATGATATGTAAAGGATAACATATTGTAAAGGGAGATTCAAGGCGGTTAAGGCTTTTGAAGTCAATAAAAGCAACTTATTTGCAAGCTTCCACTGTGTCATAACTAGAGGATCATTAGGATAATCCTTTCGCACTATGCTTGAGAATGAGCCTACTTCTATTATTTGTGATTTCTCAACCCTTGTTCAAAACTGTTTGAGCTCGCCTTAACAGTGATTTTGTCGAGTGTTAAGGGATGGGTGAAACTAAGGGTGTGAGCGTGGAGCATGAGTCGAGATGCGGGGCGGTGGCTATAAAGAGGGTCCCCCAGAATGGCATGCCCATGGTGGGCCAGATGCACACGAATTTGGTGGGTCCGACCGGTTTTTAGTTGGCAGTTGACCAGACTAGCTCCTTTGAAGGCTTTG
It encodes:
- a CDS encoding TM2 domain-containing protein; the encoded protein is MNPVDQWITINAKYFPTEQVQYIRQRLEALPEQQLSMLYSISFQDPTMLLIISLLGGTLGIDRFLLGQIGLGVGKLLTCGGCGIWSIVDLFLIMDATRQSNAQKLFAVIG